In one Lolium rigidum isolate FL_2022 chromosome 3, APGP_CSIRO_Lrig_0.1, whole genome shotgun sequence genomic region, the following are encoded:
- the LOC124704404 gene encoding uncharacterized protein LOC124704404 — translation MASLSVATLPQLSAPAAAKKSSGVRYVEGMNAYSGLKGLNKVTMLGVRTSADYKFARIVASLSPAGKRRGGTFGAQCNAAGEIFQIAVVMNALTLVGVAVGFVLLRAEAAFEEAEE, via the coding sequence ATGGCGTCGCTCTCCGTGGCCACGCTCCCGCAGCTGTCCGCCCCGGCGGCGGCCAAGAAGAGCTCCGGCGTGAGGTACGTGGAGGGCATGAACGCCTACAGCGGCCTCAAGGGGCTCAACAAGGTCACCATGCTCGGCGTGCGCACGTCCGCCGACTACAAGTTCGCCAGGATCGTCGCCTCGCTCAGCCCCGCCGGGAAGAGGCGCGGGGGGACCTTCGGCGCGCAGTGCAACGCCGCCGGGGAGATCTTCCAGATCGCCGTCGTCATGAACGCGCTCACGctcgtcggcgtcgccgtcggctTCGTCCTGCTCCGGGCGGAGGCGGCcttcgaggaggcggaggagtga
- the LOC124704405 gene encoding transmembrane protein 147-like, with amino-acid sequence MTVFHFLNCAVLTFGPHVVYYSATPLSEYDTIGTSVKAAVVYLGAALVKLVCLATFLKVPDANDSFDPYQELMKILIGFIDVAGLYFAMTQLTHRNISQNHKFQAVGLGWAFADSVLHRLAPLWIGARGLEFTWEYIFQGVEANANLVMTLSLAALGSLMWLRKNKPKTLIPIIYACALLLATMPSITSYLRRSLEWQTPKVVGFELFSSLIMAFISWQLFSACQRPM; translated from the exons atgACGGTGTTCCACTTCCTCAACTGCGCCGTCCTCACCTTCGGCCCCCACGTCGTCTACTACTCCGCCACCCCCCT GTCAGAGTATGATACGATTGGCACTAGTGTAAAAGCAGCTGTTGTTTATCTTGGAGCAGCACTTGTAAAG CTTGTTTGTTTAGCAACGTTCCTCAAAGTACCTGATGCGAATGATAGCTTTGATCCCTACCAG GAATTAATGAAAATCCTAATTGGGTTTATAGATGTTGCTGGCCTTTATTTTGCTATGACACAGTTGACCCACAGAAACATCTCCCAGAACCATAAGTTCCAGGCTGTTGGTCTTG GCTGGGCTTTTGCTGACTCAGTTCTGCACCGTCTTGCACCTCTCTGGATTGGGGCACGAGGGCTTGAATTTACTTGGGAGTACATCTTTCAAGGAGTTGAAGCAAATGCCAATCTT GTGATGACCCTTTCCCTGGCTGCATTAGGATCCTTGATGTGGCTGAGGAAGAACAAACCGAAAACTTTAATTCCAATAATTTATGCATGTGCTCTGCTTCTGGCAACAATGCCATCAATCACCAG TTACTTGAGGAGATCATTAGAGTGGCAGACTCCCAAGGTGGTCGGCTTCGAGCTCTTTTCCTCGCTGATTATGGCTTTCATCAGCTGGCAGCTGTTCTCTGCTTGTCAGAGGCCGATGTGA